One part of the Bradyrhizobium sp. CB1650 genome encodes these proteins:
- a CDS encoding helix-turn-helix domain-containing protein, with amino-acid sequence MSALWSYRPYDRASSIEMGRLETTAPISQAAHFHSEVQVATVTQGRRVYSSPLGDLGASAGDMVIIPAHLPHASQGSTASIVTHLYIPSDHSSVRGIVVPQIIRCVRAKSSGETLDAIGSMRRDQRCDRQLASTGALSKQVMDQELDINSVAAQLGYSTDGFIRAFKRQFGMTPAAYRLAHRLMNARSKLRDGGAVADVAYATSFADQSHFGRLFRRAYGATPAAYRSAFVVT; translated from the coding sequence ATGAGCGCATTGTGGAGCTATCGTCCTTATGACCGTGCAAGCTCCATCGAGATGGGGCGGCTCGAAACGACTGCCCCGATCTCGCAGGCTGCCCATTTCCATTCGGAAGTCCAAGTCGCCACCGTGACTCAGGGGCGCCGTGTTTATTCGAGCCCGCTCGGAGATCTCGGTGCTTCTGCAGGTGACATGGTCATCATCCCGGCGCACCTGCCGCACGCATCGCAGGGCAGCACCGCATCGATCGTCACTCATCTCTACATCCCGAGTGACCATTCTTCAGTGCGCGGCATCGTGGTCCCGCAAATCATCCGGTGTGTGCGCGCGAAATCGTCTGGAGAAACGCTCGACGCTATCGGATCGATGCGTAGAGACCAGCGGTGCGACAGGCAGCTCGCATCAACGGGCGCGCTGTCGAAACAAGTCATGGACCAGGAACTTGATATCAATTCGGTTGCCGCGCAACTTGGCTATTCGACCGACGGGTTCATCAGGGCTTTCAAGCGGCAGTTTGGAATGACGCCTGCCGCCTACCGTCTCGCGCATCGACTGATGAACGCCCGGTCGAAATTAAGAGACGGCGGCGCCGTCGCTGATGTTGCCTATGCCACGTCCTTCGCGGACCAAAGCCATTTCGGGCGGCTGTTCCGCAGAGCTTATGGCGCAACGCCGGCCGCCTATCGGTCCGCATTCGTGGTGACGTGA